TCAACCGAACCAGCAGCGTCCCAAGATCAACCGTTAACCTACAAGCCCCTTCCCCTGCAAAAAAGAAAGAAGGGCGAAGGCCCGGAGAGGGTCTGCCTTGACAGGGGACTTCCTATAGGTGGCGCCAGAGAATTGTCATATGGCAACCCGCTAGTGTCGTACAAATAACTTCCGCTTTCCGCTTTCGGCTCTCCGCTTTTCTGCTCGTCATGCTCGTCGAGCAGATGCGTGATTCCTTTCCCTTCGACGCCGGCGTAGAAGACAAGGATCTCCGCATCGACCTTGCCGTCGTTCTGACCCCAGTGCGGTTTGTCGACTAGCTCGATCAGCGAGTCGCCCTCTTTAATCTTCAACGTCTTTCCTTCCTCGGTATGCACGACCAGTTCCCCTTTCAGCAGCACCCCGGCGTTGATCACGCTATGCGTATGCAGCGCGGTTCGCTCACCAGCCGGGATAATGATCCGCAAGATGGTGATCTCCGGCTGCCCTTCCGGATAAGCGGGCAGCGGCGCGCCGTCCCATTGCTTGGTCGACTTGGCGACCGTCGTGACCTTGAGCACGTCACCATCTTCATGCGCCAAGGCGACGCCAAAACCGACCAGGGCGATCAGGCCAAGAGCGAGCAGAACGGGTAGGGTGAATCGATTCATGAGTCAGCCGCGCCTTTGCAAGGGAGAAACGAACGTTGGGAAAGTCTACGCCACACAATGGGGGCGTCTCTCTGAAGGTAGCATGGTTTTTTGGAAAAGTTGCAACTTGTTGCTCCCAACGGTGATTTGAATGCTATGCGTTCCTCACAACCGTGTGGTCGTTTTCTTCCTCCGCTTTTCTTCCCGCCCGCATTTCCCTCGCTGGCGCGTCGGGCTACGATTGGGGCGGGACTGTTGGAAACGGCGTTTGTCAAGCGAGGGAGAAACATGCCGATTCAAATTCAATGCACGGCGGTCGTGATTCGCAATGATGCATTGGAGCGCGTCTTAGAAGATGGCGCCGCAGGCTTCGCCGCGATTGCGCCCAATGCGATGAGCTATGGCGATGAGAAACTGTCGCAGGCCAGCTTTATGGCGCCGGTCGATGCCGAGGAGTTCGCCAAGCTGCTCGAGTTGCATGGCTTGGACCGCAGCGGCGATTCGCCTGACTTTGTGATCGTGCAGACCCGCAATCAGGCGGTTGAGCCGGAGTGCGATTGGCTGTTTCTGTTTGAGTACGAAGGGCGGCTGATTGCTACCTTGCGGGGCTGGGATTCGCGCAAGGTGATCGCCCCGGCCGACGACTCTCCCTTTAATCCCGATGCGATTCAGCATTACAGCGACGAAGAGATCGCCGAGAAGTTTGAGTTCGTCGAGCGGAAGGATGGGATCGATACCTATCGCGAGAAGGCGACCGGCAAGCTCGTCTATCAGGCCCGGCAGAGCGAGACGCCGGATGAGATCTTCGCTCGCGCGTTTGAAACGGTATGGCAATTGCGCCGTGAGCCGGGAATGCCAGCCAAGACCGGCGACGAAGCGGCGCAGGTTGAAGACGCCATCGATGAACTGCAGCCGCTCGCGGCCAAATATCCGGATGCGGCCAACGTGGCGCTCGCCCTAGGAATGGCCTGGTACACGATTGGCAAAGAGGAAAAGGGGCAGCGGCAACTGGTGCGGGCGGTCGAACTGGAGCCCGAGAACACGATCCTGCACAAAGAGCTGGGAGCGATCTGCCTGGCTCGGAAAGATTATCCAGTCGCCCTCGACACGGCGATCAAAGCGGTCGCCGTGAAACCGGACGACGCCGAATTGCTGGGCAATCTGGCGGTGATTCAGATGCTGAGCGGCTCGGTTGATCAGGCCGAAGCGACGATCGAACATGCAGTGCGACTGTCGCCAGAGGATGTGGTCAATCGCAACGTGCAGGGAATTATCGCCGATGTGGTGAGCGGCAACCGAAAGCGACCCGAAACGCTGGAAGAGATGATGGCGCCGCCGGAGTAAAAAATCTCGCCAGCCGGTGCGGCGGCATTGTGGCTTCTCGGTGGTCTGTCTGGCTAAAATGGGAAGCGTCCCCTCCCCATTTCGCATTCCCTCA
This sequence is a window from Blastopirellula retiformator. Protein-coding genes within it:
- a CDS encoding cupin domain-containing protein, with the translated sequence MNRFTLPVLLALGLIALVGFGVALAHEDGDVLKVTTVAKSTKQWDGAPLPAYPEGQPEITILRIIIPAGERTALHTHSVINAGVLLKGELVVHTEEGKTLKIKEGDSLIELVDKPHWGQNDGKVDAEILVFYAGVEGKGITHLLDEHDEQKSGEPKAESGSYLYDTSGLPYDNSLAPPIGSPLSRQTLSGPSPFFLFCRGRGL
- a CDS encoding tetratricopeptide repeat protein gives rise to the protein MPIQIQCTAVVIRNDALERVLEDGAAGFAAIAPNAMSYGDEKLSQASFMAPVDAEEFAKLLELHGLDRSGDSPDFVIVQTRNQAVEPECDWLFLFEYEGRLIATLRGWDSRKVIAPADDSPFNPDAIQHYSDEEIAEKFEFVERKDGIDTYREKATGKLVYQARQSETPDEIFARAFETVWQLRREPGMPAKTGDEAAQVEDAIDELQPLAAKYPDAANVALALGMAWYTIGKEEKGQRQLVRAVELEPENTILHKELGAICLARKDYPVALDTAIKAVAVKPDDAELLGNLAVIQMLSGSVDQAEATIEHAVRLSPEDVVNRNVQGIIADVVSGNRKRPETLEEMMAPPE